Proteins from a single region of Bradyrhizobium diazoefficiens:
- the aspS gene encoding aspartate--tRNA ligase: MHRYRSHTCGALRESNIGETIRLSGWVHRVRDHGGVLFIDLRDHYGLTQCVVDPDSPAFSLAEKLRSEFVVKMDGKVRRRPEGTDNDDLPTGKIEIYVSEIEVLGPAGDLPLPVFGDQEYPEDIRLKYRFLDLRREKLHQNIMTRVEIIKSMRRRMEGQGFFEFNTPILTASSPEGARDFLVPSRIHPGKFYALPQAPQQYKQLLMMSGFDRYFQIAPCFRDEDPRADRLPGEFYQLDVEMSFVTQEDVFAAMEPVITGVFEEFAKGKPVSKNWRRIPFAEALRKYGSDKPDLRNPIEMQDVSEHFRGSGFKVFARMLEDPKNQVWAIPAAGGGSRAFCDRMNSWAQGEGQPGLGYIMWRDGGEGAGPLANNIGPERTAAIRAQIGTKEGDAAFFVAGDPDKFWKFSGLARNKVGEELNLTDKERFELAWIVDFPMYEYNEEDKKVDFSHNPFSMPQGGLEALKDQDPLTIKAFQYDITCNGYEIASGGIRNHVPEAMVKAFEIAGYGEQEVVDRFGGMYRAFQYGAPPHGGMAAGVDRIVMLLCGTTNLREISLFPMNQQAMDLLMGAPSEATAKQLRELHVRVNLPQK; this comes from the coding sequence ATGCATCGCTACCGGTCACATACATGCGGCGCGCTCCGCGAGAGCAACATCGGCGAGACCATCCGCCTTTCGGGCTGGGTCCATCGCGTTCGCGATCATGGCGGCGTGCTGTTCATCGACCTGCGCGACCATTACGGCCTGACCCAGTGCGTGGTCGATCCGGACTCGCCGGCGTTCTCGCTGGCCGAAAAGCTGCGCTCGGAATTCGTGGTCAAGATGGACGGCAAGGTCCGTCGTCGCCCCGAAGGCACCGACAATGACGATTTGCCGACCGGCAAGATCGAGATCTATGTCAGCGAGATCGAAGTGCTCGGCCCGGCCGGGGACCTGCCCCTGCCGGTGTTCGGCGACCAGGAATATCCTGAAGACATCAGACTCAAGTATCGCTTCCTGGACCTTCGCCGCGAGAAGCTGCATCAGAACATCATGACGCGCGTCGAGATCATCAAGTCGATGCGCCGGCGCATGGAGGGGCAGGGCTTCTTCGAGTTCAACACCCCGATCCTGACCGCGTCCTCGCCGGAAGGCGCGCGCGACTTCCTGGTGCCCTCGCGCATCCATCCCGGAAAATTCTACGCGCTGCCGCAGGCGCCGCAGCAATACAAACAGCTGCTGATGATGTCGGGCTTCGACCGCTATTTCCAGATCGCGCCCTGCTTCCGCGACGAGGACCCGCGCGCCGACCGCCTGCCCGGCGAGTTCTATCAGCTCGACGTCGAAATGAGCTTTGTCACGCAGGAAGACGTGTTCGCGGCGATGGAGCCGGTGATCACCGGCGTGTTCGAGGAGTTCGCCAAGGGCAAGCCGGTGAGCAAGAACTGGCGACGGATTCCGTTCGCCGAAGCCCTGCGAAAGTACGGCAGCGACAAGCCGGACCTGCGCAACCCCATCGAGATGCAGGACGTCTCCGAACATTTCCGCGGCTCCGGCTTCAAGGTGTTCGCGCGCATGCTCGAGGACCCCAAGAACCAGGTCTGGGCGATCCCGGCAGCCGGCGGCGGCTCGCGCGCATTCTGCGATCGCATGAATTCGTGGGCGCAAGGTGAGGGCCAACCGGGCCTCGGCTACATCATGTGGCGCGACGGCGGCGAGGGTGCGGGCCCGCTCGCCAACAACATCGGTCCTGAGCGCACCGCTGCGATCCGTGCGCAGATCGGCACGAAGGAAGGCGATGCCGCCTTCTTCGTCGCTGGCGATCCCGACAAGTTCTGGAAGTTTTCTGGTTTGGCCCGCAACAAGGTCGGGGAGGAATTGAACCTCACCGACAAGGAGCGGTTCGAGCTCGCCTGGATCGTCGACTTCCCGATGTACGAGTACAACGAGGAGGACAAGAAAGTCGACTTCTCGCACAACCCGTTCTCGATGCCGCAGGGCGGCCTCGAGGCGCTGAAGGACCAGGATCCGCTGACCATCAAGGCGTTCCAGTACGACATCACCTGCAACGGCTATGAGATCGCCTCGGGTGGTATTCGCAACCACGTGCCGGAAGCGATGGTGAAGGCCTTCGAGATCGCAGGCTACGGCGAGCAGGAAGTGGTCGATCGCTTCGGCGGCATGTACCGCGCCTTCCAGTACGGCGCGCCGCCGCATGGCGGCATGGCGGCCGGCGTGGACCGAATCGTGATGCTGCTCTGTGGCACCACGAATCTGCGCGAGATCTCGCTATTCCCGATGAATCAGCAGGCCATGGACCTGCTGATGGGCGCGCCATCGGAAGCCACCGCCAAGCAGTTGCGGGAGCTGCATGTGCGAGTGAACCTGCCGCAGAAATGA
- a CDS encoding NADP-dependent malic enzyme: MSSYSDDLHEAALAYHRLPRPGKLEIQASKPLANQRDLALAYSPGVAAACTEIAKNPAEAATLTTRANLVAVVSNGTAVLGLGNIGPLASKPVMEGKAVLFKKFAGIDVFDIEIAADTISRVVETVAALEPTFGGINLEDIRGPECFEIEAQLKERMKIPVFHDDQHGTAIIVAAAITNGLRLNGKKLSDVKIVASGAGAAAIATLNLLVSMGAQRKNIWVCDIDGLVHEGRNTSMDRWKAVYAQKTDKRTLADVIGGADIFIGLSAPGVLKPEMAKAMGDKPLIMALANPTPEIMPEEARKVRPDAMICTGRSDYPNQVNNVLCFPFIFRGALDVGASAINEEMKHAAVEAIAQLAREAPSDAVAQGFDTGETQGFGPGSLIPSPFDPRLILRIAPAVAKAAMESGVATRPITNFDEYTALLERFAFRSGLVMKPMFAKAKTQPVRVIYAEGEDERVLRATQVVLEEKLAMPILVGRPSVVEARIKRFGLSIKAGKDFDLVNPEDDPRYRSYVQSYVEVAGRCGVTPDAARTVVRTNNTVIAALAVTRGEADAMLCGVEGRYMSHLRHVREIVGFAPGVSDYAALALLITSKGAFFIADTQVRPNPSAEELAEIASLAAVHVQRFALKPRIAFVSHSDFGSYDTESSRKMRRATQLLKEKHPEIEADGEMQGDTALSVAARKMVLPHSKLEGEANIMIMPTLDTANVAYQMIKSLADALPVGPILIGPARPAHILTPSVTARGILNMTAVAVVEAQERAARQQPTLFT, translated from the coding sequence ATGTCGTCCTATTCTGATGATCTCCACGAAGCGGCGCTGGCCTATCACCGACTGCCGCGCCCCGGAAAGCTCGAGATCCAGGCGAGCAAGCCCCTCGCCAACCAGCGCGACCTCGCGCTTGCCTATTCGCCGGGCGTTGCGGCCGCCTGCACCGAGATCGCCAAGAACCCGGCTGAAGCCGCGACCCTGACCACCCGCGCCAATCTGGTCGCTGTGGTCTCGAACGGCACCGCGGTGCTCGGCCTCGGCAATATCGGTCCGCTCGCTTCCAAGCCGGTGATGGAGGGCAAGGCCGTCCTGTTCAAGAAATTCGCCGGCATCGACGTGTTCGACATCGAGATCGCCGCCGACACCATCAGCCGCGTGGTTGAGACGGTGGCGGCGCTCGAGCCGACCTTCGGCGGCATCAATCTGGAAGACATCCGCGGGCCGGAATGTTTCGAGATCGAGGCGCAGCTGAAGGAGCGCATGAAGATCCCGGTCTTCCATGACGACCAGCACGGCACCGCGATCATCGTTGCAGCCGCCATCACCAACGGCCTCAGGCTGAACGGCAAGAAGCTGTCCGACGTCAAGATCGTGGCATCGGGGGCAGGGGCCGCCGCGATCGCGACGCTCAATCTGCTGGTGTCGATGGGCGCACAGCGCAAGAATATCTGGGTCTGCGATATCGACGGCCTCGTCCATGAGGGCCGCAACACCTCGATGGACCGCTGGAAGGCGGTCTACGCGCAGAAGACCGACAAGCGCACCCTCGCCGACGTGATCGGCGGCGCCGACATCTTCATCGGACTTTCGGCACCGGGCGTGCTCAAGCCGGAGATGGCCAAGGCGATGGGCGACAAGCCCTTGATCATGGCGCTCGCCAACCCGACGCCGGAGATCATGCCGGAGGAGGCGCGCAAGGTGCGCCCCGACGCGATGATCTGCACCGGGCGCTCCGACTACCCGAACCAGGTCAACAACGTCCTCTGCTTCCCTTTCATCTTCCGCGGTGCGCTCGATGTCGGCGCCAGCGCCATCAACGAAGAGATGAAGCACGCCGCCGTCGAGGCCATCGCGCAGCTCGCGCGCGAGGCGCCGTCGGATGCGGTGGCGCAGGGCTTCGACACCGGCGAGACGCAAGGTTTTGGCCCGGGCTCGCTGATCCCGAGTCCCTTTGACCCGCGGCTGATTTTGCGCATCGCGCCTGCCGTCGCCAAGGCCGCGATGGAGTCTGGCGTCGCGACGCGCCCCATCACCAATTTCGACGAATACACCGCGCTGCTCGAGCGCTTTGCCTTCCGCTCCGGCCTGGTCATGAAGCCGATGTTCGCGAAGGCCAAGACGCAGCCGGTCCGCGTGATCTACGCCGAAGGCGAGGACGAGCGCGTGCTGCGCGCCACGCAAGTGGTGCTGGAGGAGAAGCTGGCGATGCCGATCCTGGTCGGCCGTCCCTCAGTGGTCGAGGCGCGCATCAAGCGTTTCGGCCTGTCGATCAAGGCGGGCAAGGATTTCGATCTTGTCAATCCCGAAGACGATCCGCGTTACCGCTCCTACGTGCAGTCCTATGTCGAGGTCGCCGGCCGTTGCGGCGTGACGCCGGATGCGGCGCGCACAGTGGTGCGCACCAACAACACGGTCATCGCCGCGCTCGCAGTGACGCGTGGGGAGGCGGACGCCATGCTTTGCGGCGTCGAGGGCCGCTATATGAGCCATCTGCGCCATGTCCGCGAGATCGTCGGCTTCGCGCCGGGAGTCAGCGACTATGCGGCGCTGGCGCTGCTGATCACTAGCAAAGGCGCCTTCTTCATCGCCGATACCCAGGTGAGGCCCAATCCGAGTGCGGAAGAGCTCGCTGAGATCGCCTCGCTCGCGGCGGTGCATGTCCAGCGCTTCGCCCTGAAGCCGAGGATCGCCTTCGTCTCGCATTCGGATTTCGGCAGCTACGACACCGAGTCCTCGCGCAAGATGCGGCGGGCCACCCAGTTGTTGAAGGAAAAGCATCCGGAGATCGAGGCCGACGGCGAGATGCAGGGCGACACCGCGCTCTCGGTTGCGGCGCGCAAGATGGTGCTGCCGCACTCCAAGCTCGAGGGCGAGGCCAACATCATGATCATGCCGACGCTGGACACCGCCAACGTCGCGTATCAGATGATCAAGTCGCTGGCGGACGCGCTCCCGGTCGGCCCGATCCTGATCGGTCCGGCACGGCCCGCGCACATCCTCACTCCCTCCGTGACCGCGCGCGGCATCCTCAACATGACCGCGGTCGCAGTGGTGGAAGCGCAGGAGCGGGCCGCGCGGCAGCAGCCGACGTTGTTTACGTAA
- a CDS encoding DoxX family membrane protein has protein sequence MPAFVTFGRILFAVLFIYTGATKLFAIQATADFIATKIVVPEVIAPYAKQVETATAMTTPQLLAIAVGVLEIISGLMIALNFGARFFAMLLIIYLAVATALFDDFWNQAAPDNAKMLVDALKNLSIIGALFMIMGYGRATRPAEAAYGDV, from the coding sequence ATGCCAGCGTTCGTGACTTTCGGGCGGATTCTGTTCGCCGTGCTGTTCATCTACACGGGCGCGACGAAGCTGTTCGCGATCCAGGCGACGGCCGATTTCATCGCCACCAAGATCGTGGTGCCAGAGGTCATCGCGCCTTACGCCAAGCAGGTCGAGACGGCGACCGCCATGACCACGCCGCAACTGCTGGCGATTGCGGTCGGGGTGCTCGAGATCATCTCGGGGCTGATGATTGCGCTGAATTTCGGCGCGCGGTTCTTCGCGATGCTGCTGATCATCTACCTCGCGGTCGCGACCGCCTTGTTCGACGATTTCTGGAACCAGGCGGCGCCTGACAACGCCAAGATGCTGGTCGACGCGCTGAAGAATCTCTCGATCATCGGCGCGCTGTTCATGATCATGGGCTATGGCCGGGCTACGCGACCGGCGGAGGCGGCGTACGGGGACGTGTGA
- a CDS encoding dihydrofolate reductase, translating to MSLRFEGYVIVSADGMLADASHVMPDSLKFEGDKRFFEQALDRAALIVHGRHSHEHQENSPKRQRLIATRKIKALTVDPEMPNATLWNPDCASFEEAAAFAGVASGTVAIIGGPAVFDMFMDRYDTFWLSEAPHVRLPGGEGCFVGVPQRTPQEVLAAHGMTPGTPYLLDAAHDVTVTPWRRG from the coding sequence TTGTCTCTCCGCTTCGAAGGCTACGTCATCGTCTCCGCGGACGGCATGCTTGCCGACGCCAGCCATGTGATGCCCGACAGCCTGAAGTTCGAGGGCGACAAGCGCTTCTTCGAGCAGGCGCTCGATCGTGCCGCGCTGATCGTGCACGGCCGTCACTCGCATGAGCACCAGGAGAACTCGCCGAAGCGCCAGCGGCTGATCGCGACCCGCAAGATCAAGGCCCTCACCGTCGATCCGGAGATGCCGAACGCGACCTTGTGGAATCCGGATTGCGCAAGCTTCGAGGAAGCCGCTGCCTTTGCCGGCGTCGCCTCCGGTACGGTCGCGATCATCGGCGGCCCCGCCGTGTTCGACATGTTCATGGACCGCTACGACACGTTCTGGCTGTCGGAAGCCCCGCATGTGCGGCTGCCGGGCGGCGAAGGCTGCTTTGTCGGCGTACCCCAGCGAACCCCGCAGGAGGTCCTGGCCGCGCACGGGATGACGCCGGGCACGCCATACCTGCTCGACGCGGCGCATGACGTGACGGTTACGCCGTGGCGGCGGGGCTAA
- a CDS encoding polysaccharide deacetylase family protein — protein sequence MRVAAGLILASAISVALTGAAWSQTPAAKSAAATQATPAATPAAAAPAAAPAAAAAAAAAQPAFVNPPPPQQAPQPARAACNNPNALGVARTVEIDTTGGPGFGFEHFKELDFLRDHEVVLTFDDGPWPRNTPAVLKALADQCTTGIFFPIGLHATYEPELLKQVYAAGHTVGSHTWSHANLNNKKLTEQQRKDEIEKGFSAVKWALGGISPSPFFRFPALQHPPEMVTYLGYRNIAIFSCDLDSFDFKASKPEKVIDTVMKKLDKLGKGIILMHDFQKHTAEALPELLNRLKAGGFKVVAMRAKNPVATLPEYDQELLKEVKLPTVSTRPVNSVVTTVSE from the coding sequence ATGCGTGTGGCGGCAGGACTGATTTTAGCAAGCGCGATATCCGTTGCGTTGACAGGTGCGGCATGGTCGCAAACCCCGGCCGCAAAATCCGCAGCCGCAACGCAAGCCACACCGGCGGCAACGCCGGCAGCTGCAGCTCCCGCCGCAGCACCGGCAGCCGCTGCCGCAGCGGCGGCCGCGCAACCGGCTTTCGTCAATCCGCCCCCGCCGCAACAGGCCCCACAGCCGGCGCGCGCCGCATGCAACAATCCGAACGCCCTCGGCGTCGCCCGCACCGTCGAGATTGATACCACAGGCGGTCCCGGCTTCGGCTTCGAGCATTTCAAGGAGCTCGACTTCCTGCGCGACCACGAGGTGGTCCTGACCTTCGACGACGGCCCCTGGCCGCGCAACACCCCCGCAGTGCTGAAGGCGCTCGCCGACCAGTGCACCACCGGCATCTTCTTCCCGATCGGCTTGCATGCGACCTACGAGCCGGAGCTCCTGAAGCAGGTCTATGCCGCCGGCCATACCGTCGGCTCGCACACCTGGTCGCACGCTAATCTCAACAACAAGAAGCTCACCGAACAACAGAGGAAGGACGAGATCGAGAAGGGCTTTTCGGCGGTGAAATGGGCGCTCGGCGGCATCTCGCCCTCGCCATTCTTCCGCTTCCCGGCGCTCCAGCATCCGCCGGAGATGGTCACCTATCTCGGCTACCGCAACATCGCGATCTTCTCCTGCGATCTCGACTCCTTCGACTTCAAGGCCTCCAAACCCGAGAAGGTGATCGACACCGTGATGAAGAAGCTCGACAAGCTCGGCAAGGGCATCATCCTGATGCACGACTTCCAGAAGCACACCGCCGAAGCCCTGCCCGAGCTGCTCAACCGCCTCAAGGCCGGCGGCTTCAAGGTGGTGGCGATGCGCGCCAAGAACCCGGTCGCGACGCTGCCCGAATACGACCAGGAGCTGCTCAAGGAGGTCAAGCTGCCGACGGTGAGCACGCGCCCGGTCAATTCCGTGGTGACGACCGTTTCCGAATAG
- a CDS encoding L,D-transpeptidase, which yields MNSVNGSRSSSAPVRLWQVAILTAAGAIGTASQAEAAFYYWSDYSDGSYGRQERRIEEPRQKPQRRGSAVAKNKKGTLAEKEAGTKPQGPLVIVVSIDRQKVTIYDSNGVFAESPVSTGMKGHSTPMGVFSVIQKHKFHHSNIYSGAPMPYMQRITWSGIAMHAGVLPGYPASHGCIRMPMAFAVKMWNWTKMGARVLVTSGQMTPQSFSHPLLASMRVPPQPAASLEPATTVGDKADKSAPDSKVTEAQPVETKSLQNKSLENEALETNSLETKTASAERVLELRPSVGHTVMSDVTTGNAPIREEAASPANKAEAPPADAAEAPTATADDKPAEKVDAANPADAAKTDAAKSEPVKAEPAKAAAAASEKKPDPTVTATAPAQAASPDAKKDDRIADPAPAAKPDLPKRTGQISAFISRKDSKLYVRQNFAPLFEVPVTIAASERPLGTHVFTAEVDKTDSNALHWSVVSLPAAVRAAARGDDGHLTHRQRGAAVIPVAAKPVITPDSPAEALDRITIPADAMAKINEMLTTGGSIIVSDQGINQGETGEGTDFIVRLY from the coding sequence ATGAATAGCGTGAACGGGTCCCGGTCTTCGTCCGCTCCGGTGCGGCTGTGGCAGGTCGCGATTTTGACGGCAGCGGGTGCGATCGGTACGGCGAGCCAGGCAGAAGCTGCGTTCTATTATTGGTCGGATTACTCCGACGGATCCTACGGCCGGCAAGAGCGACGTATTGAGGAGCCGCGACAGAAGCCGCAGAGGCGCGGCTCGGCAGTCGCAAAGAACAAGAAAGGGACGCTCGCCGAGAAGGAGGCCGGCACCAAGCCGCAAGGCCCGCTCGTCATCGTCGTCTCGATCGACCGCCAGAAGGTGACGATCTACGACTCCAACGGGGTATTTGCGGAGTCTCCGGTATCGACCGGCATGAAGGGCCACTCGACGCCGATGGGCGTCTTCAGCGTCATCCAGAAGCACAAATTCCACCATTCCAATATCTATAGTGGCGCACCGATGCCGTACATGCAGCGGATCACCTGGTCCGGTATCGCCATGCATGCCGGCGTCCTGCCGGGCTATCCGGCCTCGCACGGCTGCATTCGCATGCCGATGGCATTCGCGGTGAAGATGTGGAACTGGACCAAGATGGGTGCGCGCGTGCTTGTCACGTCCGGCCAGATGACGCCGCAAAGCTTCTCGCATCCCCTGCTCGCCTCCATGCGCGTGCCGCCGCAGCCCGCGGCGAGTCTCGAGCCAGCGACCACGGTTGGCGACAAGGCCGACAAGAGCGCGCCCGATAGCAAGGTCACGGAAGCGCAGCCGGTCGAGACCAAGTCTCTTCAAAACAAGTCTCTCGAAAATGAGGCTCTCGAAACCAATTCTCTTGAAACAAAGACTGCCAGCGCTGAGCGCGTGCTCGAACTGCGGCCCTCGGTCGGCCACACCGTGATGTCGGATGTCACGACCGGCAACGCGCCAATTCGTGAGGAAGCCGCCTCACCGGCCAACAAAGCCGAGGCGCCTCCCGCCGATGCTGCCGAAGCCCCCACGGCTACCGCTGACGACAAGCCCGCCGAGAAGGTCGATGCTGCCAATCCGGCGGATGCTGCGAAGACGGACGCGGCAAAGTCCGAGCCCGTGAAAGCCGAGCCGGCAAAAGCCGCGGCCGCGGCATCCGAGAAGAAGCCGGACCCGACGGTGACGGCGACGGCGCCCGCGCAGGCGGCTTCGCCGGACGCGAAGAAGGACGATCGCATCGCCGATCCCGCCCCCGCCGCGAAACCGGACCTGCCGAAGCGCACCGGCCAGATTTCGGCGTTCATCAGCCGCAAGGATTCCAAGCTCTATGTGCGGCAGAATTTTGCGCCGCTGTTCGAGGTGCCCGTGACCATCGCGGCTAGCGAGCGGCCGCTCGGCACTCACGTTTTCACCGCCGAAGTCGACAAGACCGATTCCAATGCGCTGCATTGGTCAGTGGTGTCGCTGCCCGCCGCCGTCCGTGCCGCCGCGCGCGGGGACGACGGTCACCTGACGCACCGCCAACGCGGCGCCGCTGTCATTCCCGTTGCCGCAAAACCGGTGATCACGCCCGACAGCCCGGCCGAGGCATTGGATCGCATCACGATCCCCGCCGATGCCATGGCGAAGATCAACGAGATGCTCACCACCGGCGGCTCGATCATCGTCTCCGACCAGGGCATCAACCAGGGCGAGACCGGGGAAGGCACCGATTTCATCGTGCGACTGTACTGA
- a CDS encoding CreA family protein, whose product MSSRFPGLSGIRLKDFALFLLLLVVPAASARAADEPDLIFRRSTVFKWMSPNDKLATYGLDDPEVEGVACHFTVPEKGGFKGWLGLAEEVSDVSLACRQIGPIKFRDKMEQGDDMFRKRRSLFFKKMQIVRGCDAKRNVLVYMVYSDKLIEGSPKNSTSTVPIMPWGPADANVQKCGDFFTQ is encoded by the coding sequence ATGTCATCTCGTTTCCCCGGTCTTTCCGGCATCCGCTTGAAAGACTTCGCTTTATTCCTGTTGTTGCTGGTCGTCCCGGCGGCGTCCGCGCGGGCCGCTGACGAGCCGGATCTGATCTTCCGCCGCTCCACTGTGTTCAAATGGATGAGCCCGAATGACAAGCTCGCGACCTATGGCCTCGACGATCCTGAGGTCGAGGGCGTGGCCTGTCATTTCACGGTGCCGGAGAAGGGCGGCTTCAAGGGCTGGCTCGGTCTCGCCGAGGAGGTCTCGGACGTCTCGCTCGCCTGCCGCCAGATCGGTCCTATCAAGTTCAGGGACAAGATGGAGCAGGGCGACGACATGTTCCGCAAGCGCCGCTCGCTCTTCTTCAAGAAGATGCAGATCGTGCGCGGCTGCGACGCCAAGCGCAATGTGCTGGTCTACATGGTCTATTCGGACAAGCTGATCGAGGGGTCGCCGAAGAATTCGACCTCAACCGTGCCGATCATGCCGTGGGGACCGGCTGACGCGAACGTCCAGAAGTGCGGTGACTTCTTCACTCAGTGA
- a CDS encoding DUF6719 family protein, translating into MSLRRATCLSLLMSIALATTAGAGTLGREQDIVDLKLGQRVLVDDGTCPAGQVKEVRGAKMTDKGVVRTSSCVARFGPKSR; encoded by the coding sequence ATGTCACTCCGCCGCGCGACCTGCCTCTCGCTTTTGATGTCGATCGCGCTCGCCACGACGGCGGGCGCCGGCACCCTTGGACGCGAACAGGACATCGTCGATCTCAAGCTCGGTCAGCGTGTGCTCGTGGATGACGGCACCTGCCCGGCCGGGCAGGTCAAGGAAGTGCGTGGCGCGAAGATGACCGACAAGGGCGTCGTGCGGACCAGTTCCTGCGTCGCGCGGTTCGGTCCCAAGTCGAGATGA
- a CDS encoding PLP-dependent aminotransferase family protein, with protein sequence MQKIPTNSSSPAKAELPLDLTGPHITAGASSAHRLYQALCEMIVGGLVKPGELLPPSRTLAKQTGFRRNAVVTAYERLIADGFAEATVGSGTFVAARIPARAAAPKKPKVIVEAPKQGALSLGCTHIDARAVQRFRAFIGRRGFGNEHLHYGDPRGSRELRVAIADHLLSARGLRCDPDQIMLTSGTLHTLRIVLGAILKVDDQVWCEDPGYPIVRRAIAQCGYRTAPVPVDAQGLDVAKGRTAAPSARAAYVTPSHQFPLGVQMSMPRRLELLDWAKQAGAFVFEDDYDSEFRYDGAPLMSLAGIDQLQRVIYMGTFAKTLFPGLRIGYCALPERLLGDVTAARAALDRFPGTLMEGAVADMLNSGAFAANLKRVRKLYREARDALAETLEAESDGALSVPVPSQGLHLVARFDPSVAPAVAAETKQASGAEGWLLAETYARARPQPGFVLGFSGHAVPELVASAEKLARKARAALRAQGKSVRR encoded by the coding sequence ATGCAAAAAATTCCGACCAATTCTTCCTCACCAGCCAAGGCCGAGCTGCCGCTCGATCTCACCGGCCCCCACATCACAGCCGGCGCCTCCTCGGCACACCGGCTTTATCAGGCGCTGTGCGAGATGATCGTCGGAGGCCTCGTGAAGCCTGGCGAGCTGCTGCCGCCATCGCGGACGCTGGCAAAACAGACGGGATTTCGGCGCAATGCCGTGGTCACCGCCTATGAGCGCCTGATCGCCGACGGCTTTGCAGAAGCCACCGTGGGCTCAGGCACGTTCGTCGCCGCGCGCATCCCGGCGCGCGCCGCCGCACCGAAGAAGCCGAAGGTGATTGTCGAGGCGCCGAAGCAAGGCGCGCTCTCGCTCGGCTGCACCCATATCGACGCGCGCGCGGTGCAGCGCTTTCGCGCCTTCATCGGCCGGCGCGGCTTCGGTAACGAGCACCTGCATTACGGCGACCCGCGCGGCAGCCGCGAGCTGCGCGTCGCGATCGCCGATCATCTGTTGTCGGCGCGGGGCCTGCGCTGCGATCCTGACCAGATCATGCTGACATCGGGCACGCTGCACACGCTGCGCATCGTTCTCGGCGCGATTCTGAAGGTCGACGATCAGGTGTGGTGCGAGGATCCCGGTTATCCCATTGTGCGCAGGGCCATCGCGCAATGCGGCTATCGCACCGCCCCCGTTCCCGTCGACGCGCAGGGTCTGGACGTCGCAAAAGGCCGCACCGCCGCGCCGTCCGCGCGCGCGGCCTATGTGACGCCATCGCACCAGTTTCCGCTGGGGGTGCAGATGTCGATGCCACGGCGGCTCGAACTGCTGGACTGGGCCAAGCAGGCTGGCGCCTTCGTATTCGAAGACGATTACGACAGCGAGTTCCGCTATGACGGCGCGCCATTGATGTCGCTCGCCGGCATCGATCAGCTCCAGCGCGTGATCTACATGGGCACCTTTGCCAAGACTCTGTTTCCAGGCCTGCGCATCGGCTATTGCGCCCTACCCGAGCGCCTGCTCGGCGACGTCACGGCCGCGCGCGCTGCGCTCGACCGCTTTCCCGGGACCTTGATGGAAGGCGCGGTCGCCGACATGCTCAATTCCGGCGCATTTGCGGCAAACCTGAAGCGCGTGCGAAAACTCTATCGTGAGGCGCGCGATGCGCTCGCCGAAACACTCGAAGCCGAATCCGACGGCGCGCTGTCGGTGCCCGTGCCGTCGCAGGGCCTGCACCTCGTGGCGCGGTTCGATCCGTCGGTTGCCCCGGCGGTCGCGGCAGAGACGAAACAGGCATCCGGCGCCGAGGGCTGGCTGCTCGCCGAGACCTATGCGCGCGCGCGTCCCCAGCCCGGCTTCGTGTTGGGATTTTCCGGCCATGCGGTTCCGGAACTGGTCGCTTCGGCCGAAAAGCTCGCCCGGAAAGCGCGCGCGGCTTTGCGCGCGCAAGGTAAATCGGTCCGGCGGTGA
- a CDS encoding pyridoxamine 5'-phosphate oxidase family protein, with protein sequence MSEDQVTASYPISQRNRVKRLHERGAYDHATVHRILDASMLCHVSYVVDGQPYCTPTFFWREGTKLYWHGSSASRMLRNQTKGERVCLTVAHLDSLVLARCGFNHSADYRAVMAFGSAYLVTDPDEKQRAVVAMVNRFYPDRTAGLRPSTSQEIKATSFIAMEIEEASAKMRSKGVGDDEEDYALPIYAERIPVRTILGAPEPCPRLLDGVTRPATLAGYSEGRLLEDALRDAYFVEYPNG encoded by the coding sequence GTGTCTGAAGACCAGGTCACCGCGTCTTATCCGATCTCCCAGCGCAACCGGGTGAAGCGCCTGCATGAGCGTGGCGCCTACGATCACGCCACAGTTCACCGCATCCTGGATGCCTCGATGCTGTGTCACGTCTCGTACGTGGTCGACGGCCAGCCCTATTGCACGCCGACCTTCTTCTGGCGCGAGGGGACGAAGCTCTATTGGCACGGCAGCAGCGCGAGCCGGATGCTGCGCAACCAGACCAAGGGCGAGCGCGTCTGTCTGACGGTTGCGCATCTCGACAGTCTCGTGCTGGCGCGTTGCGGCTTCAACCACTCGGCCGATTACCGCGCCGTGATGGCGTTCGGCAGCGCCTATCTTGTGACCGATCCGGACGAGAAGCAGCGCGCGGTGGTCGCGATGGTCAATCGCTTCTATCCCGACCGCACCGCGGGCCTGCGTCCATCGACCTCGCAGGAGATCAAGGCGACCTCGTTCATCGCAATGGAGATCGAGGAGGCCTCGGCCAAGATGCGCAGCAAGGGTGTCGGTGACGACGAGGAGGACTATGCATTGCCGATCTATGCCGAGCGCATTCCGGTGCGCACCATCCTTGGTGCACCCGAGCCCTGCCCACGCCTGCTGGACGGGGTGACGCGGCCTGCGACGCTGGCTGGCTATTCGGAGGGCCGGCTGCTCGAAGATGCATTGCGGGATGCTTATTTTGTGGAGTACCCGAACGGCTGA